One window of Nostoc sp. C052 genomic DNA carries:
- a CDS encoding peroxiredoxin, whose translation MLTSTDFSGLLNERFFRNFLPVPASNKLRLGVGTPEFQLPDITNGRLVKLSDYKGKQPVVIAFTRIFTEKQYCPFCFPHIKELNENYEQFKKLGIEVLMITSTDERQSQIVVRDLGLQMPLLSDPSCRVFRTYQVGQALGAPLPAQFVLDKEGKLRYWHLFSFLDHNASVETLLEQFN comes from the coding sequence ATGCTTACTTCAACGGATTTTAGTGGCTTATTAAATGAGCGTTTCTTCCGTAATTTTTTACCAGTTCCAGCTAGCAACAAACTCAGATTGGGAGTGGGGACACCAGAATTCCAACTACCAGATATTACCAACGGAAGATTAGTAAAATTGTCTGATTATAAAGGTAAGCAACCTGTGGTAATTGCCTTTACTCGCATCTTTACCGAAAAGCAATATTGTCCCTTTTGTTTTCCTCATATCAAAGAGTTAAATGAAAACTATGAACAATTTAAAAAACTTGGTATAGAAGTTTTAATGATTACTAGTACCGATGAACGTCAGAGTCAAATAGTTGTGAGAGATTTAGGCTTGCAAATGCCATTACTGAGCGATCCTAGTTGTAGAGTATTTCGTACCTATCAAGTAGGACAAGCACTGGGAGCGCCTTTACCAGCACAGTTTGTATTAGATAAAGAAGGAAAACTCCGCTACTGGCATTTATTTTCTTTTCTGGATCACAATGCTAGTGTTGAAACATTGCTAGAACAATTCAATTGA
- a CDS encoding bifunctional diguanylate cyclase/phosphodiesterase, whose amino-acid sequence MKPNQKLYLYSFLAHFGLLKKSYTSKIMLVAFLGTHVPLLTLLLSFVISNSYSLEMTIRVMSIALLATLAGTAATLYALHHLLKPVILTSVALQNYLNTKTLPELPTEFADEAGTLMADTSQTLHKLDGLIHYISNYDDLTGLPNRDLFCDRLHQILSQTENNQRLVAVFLLGIDDFTDISHGLEPETTNLLLRAVAQRLSSCIGQTDVLAHLSGDEFAIARIEIVSFESVIKLSQLLLSTLSKPFSLEGNLIHITASIGITMNGINDRNSVDQLLQQAHIALYQAKQQGRSQYQFYSPEINAQLQERLTLENELRGALTRNEMLVYYQPLIDLHSGQITAMEALIRWQHPTLGMISPGKFIPIAEGNGAIVEIGEWVLRTACAQNRAWQLAGFTPIRISVNLSARQFEQPYLVEIISQILEETGLQASDLELEVTESFLMGDIERSVKTLKKLRELGIWLALDDFGTGYSSLNYLKRFPVNMLKIDQSFVQDVTSNPDSAAVTNAIIALAKSLRLNITAEGVETQEQVEYLKMQGCHEGQGYYFSCPIPADLITPMLQKSSQMMGTIAA is encoded by the coding sequence ATGAAGCCCAATCAGAAGCTCTACCTATACTCATTCCTAGCTCATTTTGGATTGCTCAAAAAAAGTTACACCAGTAAAATCATGTTGGTGGCATTTTTGGGCACTCACGTACCACTTTTGACTTTACTCTTGAGTTTCGTCATCTCAAATTCCTATTCTTTAGAGATGACGATCCGAGTTATGAGCATTGCTTTGTTGGCTACCTTAGCAGGTACGGCTGCCACCCTCTACGCCCTACACCACCTCCTTAAACCGGTTATTTTGACATCTGTTGCATTACAAAATTATCTGAACACCAAAACCTTACCTGAATTGCCCACAGAATTTGCTGATGAAGCGGGTACATTGATGGCAGATACCTCACAAACTCTTCACAAATTAGATGGATTAATTCACTACATCAGTAATTATGACGATCTAACTGGATTGCCCAATCGTGATTTATTCTGCGATCGCCTCCATCAGATTTTATCCCAAACTGAAAACAACCAGCGCCTTGTAGCCGTCTTTTTACTGGGTATTGATGATTTCACTGATATTAGTCATGGGTTAGAGCCTGAAACAACAAATTTGTTGTTAAGAGCAGTTGCTCAGAGATTATCAAGCTGCATAGGGCAAACAGATGTTCTTGCCCATTTGAGTGGAGATGAGTTTGCCATTGCTCGTATAGAGATTGTTTCTTTTGAAAGTGTAATTAAGCTGTCTCAGCTATTGTTAAGTACCCTGAGTAAACCTTTTTCTCTAGAGGGTAATTTGATTCATATCACCGCCAGCATCGGCATCACTATGAATGGCATAAACGATCGCAATAGTGTAGATCAACTTTTGCAACAGGCTCACATAGCACTGTATCAAGCAAAGCAGCAAGGACGTAGCCAATATCAATTCTATTCGCCAGAAATCAATGCTCAGTTGCAGGAGCGACTAACTTTAGAAAATGAATTACGTGGAGCGCTTACCCGCAACGAAATGCTGGTTTATTATCAACCTCTCATTGATTTACATAGTGGACAAATTACAGCTATGGAAGCATTGATTCGCTGGCAACATCCTACTTTAGGTATGATTTCTCCAGGAAAGTTTATTCCCATTGCAGAAGGCAATGGTGCGATTGTAGAAATTGGTGAATGGGTTTTGCGAACCGCTTGCGCCCAAAACCGTGCTTGGCAGCTTGCTGGATTTACCCCGATTCGGATATCTGTGAATCTTTCAGCTCGACAATTTGAACAACCCTATCTGGTTGAGATCATCAGCCAAATTCTTGAAGAGACTGGACTCCAAGCATCCGATCTCGAACTGGAAGTAACGGAAAGCTTCTTGATGGGTGACATAGAGCGATCGGTTAAAACCTTAAAAAAATTACGAGAACTGGGTATATGGTTAGCTCTAGACGACTTTGGCACCGGTTATTCCTCCCTCAACTACTTGAAGCGCTTTCCTGTGAACATGCTGAAGATTGATCAGTCATTTGTGCAGGATGTCACGTCCAATCCTGATAGTGCTGCCGTAACTAATGCGATTATTGCCCTGGCAAAAAGCCTGCGATTGAACATCACAGCAGAGGGTGTAGAAACCCAAGAACAGGTTGAATACTTGAAAATGCAGGGATGTCATGAAGGACAGGGTTACTACTTCAGTTGTCCTATCCCTGCTGATCTAATTACCCCGATGTTGCAGAAAAGTTCTCAGATGATGGGGACAATTGCAGCGTAA
- a CDS encoding GlsB/YeaQ/YmgE family stress response membrane protein: MNILAWIVLGLIAGAIAKAIYPGHQGGGILGTILLGIIGAFVGGSLGVFFSTGTLTLAAPTLSIPGIAVAVLGAIVAVFLWNLLNRRSAV; this comes from the coding sequence ATGAATATTCTTGCTTGGATTGTTTTAGGTTTAATTGCTGGTGCTATTGCAAAGGCTATCTACCCCGGTCATCAAGGCGGTGGAATTCTGGGAACAATCTTATTAGGAATTATCGGTGCTTTTGTTGGTGGTAGTTTGGGTGTATTCTTCAGTACAGGAACCTTGACGTTAGCCGCCCCCACACTCAGTATTCCTGGGATTGCAGTAGCGGTTCTTGGTGCAATTGTTGCTGTTTTCTTGTGGAACTTGCTAAATCGTCGCAGTGCTGTGTAG
- a CDS encoding imm11 family protein encodes MNIYIPIPDSDNYDGFYPLNQEYAHGILSRFLNFGIYQDIEETSEWIPLPVGFESLGTKRGDFLGVVAWTFACNNKAWKILEPLIGDSVKLLPLQCDEGEFNILKVINIIDCLDRSKADLFIFEETGRVLRIEKHAFKEELIQDQHFFAVPECKFGILVSQKFKDLVEESQLKGLKFKQVA; translated from the coding sequence ATGAATATTTATATTCCTATTCCTGATAGCGATAATTATGATGGCTTCTATCCTCTGAATCAAGAGTATGCACATGGGATTTTATCAAGGTTTCTTAATTTTGGTATATATCAAGACATTGAAGAAACGAGTGAATGGATTCCTTTACCAGTGGGATTTGAATCATTAGGTACTAAACGAGGTGATTTCCTTGGAGTTGTTGCATGGACTTTTGCTTGTAATAATAAGGCTTGGAAAATTTTAGAGCCTTTAATTGGTGATAGCGTTAAACTGCTGCCATTGCAATGCGATGAAGGTGAGTTTAATATTTTAAAAGTAATTAATATTATTGATTGCCTCGATCGTTCAAAGGCGGATTTATTTATATTTGAAGAAACTGGTAGAGTTTTGAGAATAGAAAAGCACGCTTTTAAAGAAGAGTTAATTCAAGATCAGCATTTTTTTGCAGTCCCAGAATGTAAATTCGGAATATTAGTATCTCAAAAGTTCAAGGACTTAGTAGAGGAGAGTCAATTGAAAGGGCTGAAGTTTAAGCAAGTGGCTTAA
- a CDS encoding phosphorylase, producing MSNFLPINTILVPQGAEYKAVCRGLSGITGSIPTVVAIPVGMKPLLKYLQQGQFLAPKSRVLIMGLCGSLSDRYTVGDLVLYQDCIYQGKQQECDRTLTTQLHSLLPTPHSPLNLVNSLTSDRVISSAAEKRRLGETLSADVVDMEGFTALEFCNAAGVSVAILRVVSDDCQHNIPDLTSAINSDGSLNPFPLAMAMLRQPLAAIRLIRGSLAALKVLEEVTNLLFSGSSQNTVQISSEHS from the coding sequence GTGTCTAATTTTTTACCCATCAACACAATTCTGGTACCTCAGGGAGCAGAATATAAAGCTGTGTGTCGCGGATTAAGCGGCATTACTGGCTCCATTCCAACAGTAGTAGCTATACCTGTTGGGATGAAACCTTTACTCAAATATTTGCAACAAGGACAATTTCTAGCTCCAAAATCCAGAGTGCTGATTATGGGTTTATGTGGCAGCTTAAGCGATCGCTATACAGTTGGTGATCTTGTGCTGTATCAAGATTGTATTTATCAGGGAAAGCAGCAAGAATGCGATCGCACTTTAACAACACAATTGCACTCCCTACTCCCCACTCCCCACTCCCCACTAAATTTAGTCAATTCACTGACAAGCGATCGCGTCATTTCGTCTGCTGCTGAAAAACGCCGTTTGGGTGAGACTTTGTCCGCTGATGTTGTTGATATGGAAGGATTTACCGCCCTAGAATTTTGCAATGCTGCTGGGGTATCCGTAGCAATACTGCGAGTAGTCAGCGACGATTGTCAGCATAATATCCCCGATCTCACATCAGCAATTAACTCTGATGGCTCTCTAAACCCTTTTCCTTTGGCAATGGCAATGCTTCGACAACCCCTTGCTGCTATTCGGCTGATTCGAGGTTCATTAGCAGCATTAAAGGTGTTAGAGGAAGTTACAAATCTGCTCTTTTCAGGCTCTAGTCAGAATACAGTTCAAATAAGCTCAGAACACTCGTAG
- a CDS encoding S9 family peptidase, whose protein sequence is MMKKLTKIALACSVLVTISAINIQVQAQEKRLLTLEDQFAFRQISDPQLSPSGDWIAYTVTNTDLKNDTQNSHIYMTSWDASRTLQLTNGNDSEYNPRFSPDGKYLAFRSSRESGKQQIWLLNLAGGEAEKISDFAGDVSDFVWSGDSRQLAVIAEEPVPETPFNGKTPPPIVINQFHFLEDGVGFIGKSREHLYVLDLATRKADILTPGSFNEYLPAWSPDSKNIAFVSKRGQESDRNNNWDLYAIAAQSGAKARQLTTFIGPDSAPDWDSRPVWSPDGKSIAYLQGGSPKLIEYAVHHLAIIPAEGGIPRLLTANLDRNVAKPRFTTDGKSILFLIEDDGNVHLAKIPVTGGKIERFLAGRQEISKFDLGRDGKIALLSSTPQQPNAVFAFNGKNLRLISHQNDQFLTQLNLATTDEISFLSKNGTEIHGFLVKPPHYQPGKKYPTLLMLHGGPVGQFTNQFMFNWQLFAAHGYVVVGVNPRGSSGRGEAFSKAIYADWGNKDAQDIIAGADYAIATGIAAPSRLGIGGWSYGGMLTNYTIAQDRRFQAAVSGAGESNILATYGTDEYIDDYEQELGVPWKNLDVWLRISFPFLHADRIVTPTLFMGGDRDFSVPLHNSEQMYQALKNLEIDTQLVVYPGQSHGISKPSYQRDVLERYLAWYDKYLTPSTASPIFEPKLIKKKSN, encoded by the coding sequence ATGATGAAAAAGCTCACAAAAATCGCTTTAGCTTGCAGTGTTTTAGTAACGATAAGCGCTATCAATATTCAGGTTCAAGCCCAAGAAAAACGCCTGCTAACACTCGAAGATCAATTCGCCTTTCGGCAAATTAGCGATCCTCAACTTTCTCCCTCTGGAGACTGGATTGCTTACACAGTAACTAATACCGACTTGAAAAATGATACACAAAATAGCCATATTTACATGACTTCTTGGGATGCTTCCCGAACATTACAGTTAACTAACGGTAACGATAGTGAATACAATCCTCGGTTTAGCCCAGATGGTAAATATCTAGCTTTTCGCTCCAGCCGTGAATCAGGAAAACAGCAAATTTGGTTGCTCAACTTAGCAGGCGGTGAAGCCGAGAAAATATCAGACTTTGCTGGTGATGTTAGCGATTTTGTCTGGTCTGGTGACAGTCGGCAACTCGCGGTAATTGCTGAAGAACCAGTTCCAGAAACACCCTTTAATGGGAAAACCCCACCACCGATTGTTATTAATCAATTTCACTTTTTAGAAGATGGTGTGGGTTTTATCGGTAAAAGTCGTGAACATCTTTATGTATTAGACTTAGCAACTCGCAAAGCAGATATTCTCACCCCAGGTTCATTTAATGAGTATTTACCTGCTTGGTCACCTGATAGCAAAAATATTGCTTTTGTGAGCAAACGTGGTCAAGAGAGCGATCGCAATAATAATTGGGATCTATATGCAATCGCCGCCCAATCGGGAGCCAAAGCCCGTCAGCTAACTACCTTTATTGGGCCTGACTCCGCTCCTGATTGGGACAGCCGTCCGGTTTGGAGTCCAGATGGTAAGTCAATTGCTTATTTGCAGGGAGGTTCACCCAAACTTATTGAGTACGCAGTTCATCATCTCGCCATTATCCCCGCCGAGGGTGGTATTCCCCGTCTACTGACTGCCAACCTCGATCGCAATGTTGCCAAACCGCGCTTCACCACAGATGGTAAATCAATCCTGTTTTTAATCGAAGATGATGGCAATGTTCACCTAGCAAAAATACCTGTAACTGGTGGTAAAATCGAGCGATTCTTAGCAGGAAGACAAGAGATTAGTAAATTTGATTTAGGACGCGATGGCAAAATCGCTTTACTTTCCTCAACGCCACAACAACCAAATGCAGTCTTTGCCTTTAATGGTAAAAATTTGCGTTTAATATCACACCAAAACGATCAGTTCCTAACGCAGTTAAATTTAGCAACTACAGATGAAATCAGCTTTTTGAGTAAAAATGGTACAGAAATTCATGGTTTTCTTGTCAAGCCACCTCACTATCAGCCAGGGAAGAAATACCCAACACTACTAATGTTACACGGTGGCCCTGTTGGTCAGTTCACAAACCAGTTTATGTTTAATTGGCAACTGTTTGCAGCTCACGGCTATGTCGTTGTGGGTGTTAACCCACGCGGTAGTTCAGGCAGAGGAGAAGCCTTCTCCAAAGCAATTTATGCAGACTGGGGAAACAAAGACGCTCAAGATATTATTGCTGGTGCGGATTATGCGATCGCTACTGGAATTGCTGCACCATCACGCTTGGGAATTGGTGGGTGGAGTTACGGGGGAATGTTAACCAACTACACTATTGCTCAAGATCGCCGTTTTCAAGCCGCAGTCAGTGGGGCTGGTGAATCAAATATTCTGGCGACCTATGGTACTGATGAGTATATTGATGACTATGAACAAGAGCTTGGTGTACCGTGGAAGAACCTCGATGTCTGGCTACGAATTTCTTTCCCATTTCTTCACGCTGACCGCATTGTTACACCAACACTATTTATGGGAGGTGATAGGGATTTTTCTGTACCACTACATAACTCGGAACAGATGTATCAAGCACTCAAAAATCTGGAAATTGATACCCAATTAGTAGTTTATCCTGGACAATCTCACGGCATCAGCAAACCGAGTTATCAACGTGATGTCCTAGAACGTTATTTAGCTTGGTACGATAAATATCTCACACCCTCAACCGCATCTCCTATTTTTGAGCCAAAATTGATCAAGAAAAAAAGCAACTAA
- a CDS encoding choice-of-anchor K domain-containing protein codes for MKLSFIFATAISSFFVSSATGFGLSAQAYALTFPGISSATWGEPTPGSANTEPLYTGVGSNIFTWGEPDLPTGLPNRLTFNGTSFSADINSVFKIADLTYFNGTVFSGTSVESVPLNLNVSFSPPVGISQVFDFKLGLINTLNDAADPENSADFVYIDTNLSNQNFTFEGNNYTLELTGFNPDVPQISIKALEGATTTTAVYAKIKAVPEPTAVAGLSLLGIYLISRKNSWRRNTKSIKM; via the coding sequence ATGAAACTAAGTTTTATTTTTGCTACTGCTATATCTAGTTTTTTTGTGAGTTCTGCTACAGGATTTGGTTTATCTGCTCAAGCTTATGCTCTAACTTTTCCTGGTATCTCTAGCGCTACATGGGGAGAACCTACTCCAGGAAGCGCTAATACTGAACCCCTATATACAGGTGTGGGAAGCAATATATTTACTTGGGGTGAACCTGATTTACCGACAGGACTTCCAAATAGACTAACCTTTAATGGAACTTCGTTTTCTGCGGATATTAACTCTGTATTCAAAATAGCTGATTTAACTTACTTTAACGGAACGGTATTCAGCGGTACAAGCGTTGAATCTGTACCTTTAAACCTCAATGTATCGTTCAGCCCTCCCGTTGGCATCAGCCAAGTTTTTGACTTCAAATTGGGTCTAATAAATACGCTTAACGACGCAGCCGATCCTGAGAATAGTGCAGATTTTGTATATATAGACACAAATTTGAGTAATCAAAATTTCACATTTGAAGGCAATAATTATACCCTTGAGCTAACTGGCTTTAATCCAGACGTTCCCCAGATAAGTATTAAGGCTCTTGAAGGAGCCACAACTACAACAGCCGTTTATGCCAAAATCAAAGCTGTGCCCGAACCTACGGCAGTAGCGGGTTTATCTTTGCTGGGAATATATCTAATATCTCGTAAAAATTCTTGGAGAAGAAATACTAAGAGCATAAAAATGTAG
- a CDS encoding peroxiredoxin yields MSLTYGTEGSLRVGQQAPDFTATAVVDQEFKTIKLSDYRGKYVVLFFYPLDFTFVCPTEITAFSDRYEEFKKINTEILGASVDSEFSHLAWIQTDRKSGGVGDLNYPLVSDIKKEISAAYNVLDPAAGIALRGLFIIDKDGIIQHATINNLAFGRSVDETLRTLQAIQYVQSHPDEVCPAGWQPGDKTMNPDPVKSKVYFSAV; encoded by the coding sequence ATGTCCCTTACTTACGGAACCGAAGGAAGCCTCCGCGTTGGTCAACAAGCTCCCGATTTCACAGCAACCGCTGTGGTAGACCAGGAATTTAAGACAATCAAACTTTCCGATTATCGCGGTAAGTATGTCGTCCTGTTTTTCTACCCACTAGACTTTACCTTTGTTTGTCCTACTGAAATTACAGCATTTAGCGATCGCTACGAAGAATTCAAGAAAATCAATACGGAAATCCTTGGGGCTTCCGTTGACAGTGAATTCTCCCACCTCGCTTGGATTCAAACAGATCGTAAATCTGGTGGCGTTGGCGACCTGAATTATCCTCTAGTCTCCGACATCAAGAAAGAGATTAGCGCCGCTTACAACGTTCTTGATCCAGCAGCAGGCATTGCCTTGCGTGGTCTGTTCATCATCGATAAAGATGGTATCATACAGCACGCCACCATTAACAATCTAGCTTTTGGTCGTAGCGTTGATGAAACCCTGCGGACATTACAAGCAATTCAGTATGTTCAGTCTCACCCTGATGAAGTTTGCCCAGCTGGTTGGCAACCTGGTGACAAGACAATGAATCCTGACCCAGTGAAGTCTAAAGTCTACTTCTCTGCTGTCTAA
- a CDS encoding site-2 protease family protein, with protein sequence MNGTIRVGNLFGIPFYIHPSWFLVLGLVTWSYSSGLAAQFPQLSTGLALLLGLMTALMLFASVVAHELGHSFVAIGQGIDVKSITLFIFGGLASLEKESKTPGEAFWVAIAGPMVSLLLCGIVTAIGVTTAASGPLAAILGVLGSVNLALALFNLIPGLPLDGGNILKAIVWKITGNPYKGVTFASRVGQIFGWVAILSGVVPLLLFGNSGNFWNLLVGFFLLQNAGNSAQFARVQEKLTGLTAEDAVTHDSPIVSANLTLREFADERVISGQNWHRFLVTDDDGQLVGAIAIDNLRTIPTALWSETQVKEVMRPIAESTTVQSDQPLLEVMQLLEQQKLSVLPVVRENGVLVGILEKAAIIQLLQSRTQPNPA encoded by the coding sequence ATGAATGGCACAATTCGCGTTGGTAATCTCTTCGGAATTCCCTTCTATATCCATCCGTCATGGTTTTTAGTTCTGGGTTTGGTAACTTGGAGTTATAGCAGTGGACTGGCGGCGCAATTTCCCCAATTGTCTACGGGATTAGCTTTGCTACTAGGATTGATGACAGCGCTGATGTTATTTGCCTCTGTCGTCGCTCATGAATTAGGCCACAGTTTTGTTGCGATTGGTCAGGGAATCGATGTCAAATCCATCACGCTGTTTATATTTGGCGGTTTAGCAAGCTTAGAAAAAGAATCGAAAACTCCAGGTGAAGCTTTTTGGGTTGCGATCGCCGGCCCAATGGTAAGTTTACTACTATGCGGTATCGTTACAGCGATTGGTGTTACTACTGCTGCATCAGGGCCATTAGCGGCAATTCTTGGTGTTCTAGGTTCTGTTAACTTGGCATTAGCCCTGTTTAACCTGATTCCTGGCTTGCCCTTAGATGGCGGAAATATACTGAAAGCTATCGTTTGGAAAATTACAGGTAATCCTTATAAAGGTGTAACCTTTGCGAGTCGAGTTGGGCAAATCTTTGGTTGGGTAGCAATTCTTTCTGGTGTAGTTCCCCTACTATTATTTGGCAACTCCGGTAACTTCTGGAATTTGTTAGTTGGCTTCTTCTTGTTGCAAAATGCTGGTAATTCGGCTCAATTTGCCAGAGTGCAAGAAAAACTCACAGGTTTGACAGCCGAAGATGCTGTAACTCATGACAGCCCGATTGTATCTGCTAATCTTACCCTGAGAGAGTTTGCTGATGAGCGAGTCATCAGTGGGCAAAACTGGCATCGGTTCTTAGTGACTGATGATGATGGACAATTAGTAGGTGCGATCGCAATTGATAATTTAAGAACCATCCCCACAGCACTATGGTCAGAAACTCAAGTCAAAGAAGTCATGCGACCAATTGCCGAGTCTACCACAGTCCAATCAGATCAACCTCTGCTGGAAGTTATGCAGTTACTCGAACAACAAAAACTATCTGTGCTTCCCGTAGTTCGTGAGAATGGTGTTCTAGTCGGAATCTTAGAAAAAGCTGCAATTATCCAGCTACTTCAAAGCCGAACCCAACCTAATCCTGCATAG
- the yhdJ gene encoding adenine-specific DNA-methyltransferase, translating to MISKAKIDIKIYKDDFHTIIHGDALENLKHLESESINLIFADPPYNIGKNFDGLVENWSEEEFLSWTYQWIDECHRVLNPNGTFYLMNSTENMPYLDIKCRKNFYIKSRIVWNYDSSGVQAKNHFGSMYEPIIMLTKHEKNYTFNSDNIMVEAKTGAKRQLIDYRKEPPQPYNTKKVPGNVWDFARVRFKMEEYENHPTQKPEALLERVILASSNIGDMVLDPFSGSFSTCAVAKRLKRKSIGIEINEEYVKMGIRRLNLPSNYAPEELAKEKIRKTKNLSKKARALIEEQSPNKAKVKS from the coding sequence GTGATTTCAAAAGCTAAGATAGATATCAAAATATACAAAGACGATTTTCACACTATCATTCATGGCGATGCTCTTGAAAATTTAAAGCATCTTGAATCAGAATCCATTAACCTAATTTTTGCTGATCCGCCTTACAATATTGGCAAAAACTTTGATGGTTTAGTTGAAAATTGGTCGGAAGAAGAATTTCTTAGCTGGACATATCAATGGATCGATGAATGCCATCGTGTTCTAAACCCTAATGGTACTTTTTACCTAATGAACAGCACAGAAAATATGCCCTACCTTGATATTAAGTGCCGCAAGAACTTCTATATTAAAAGTAGGATTGTTTGGAATTACGATAGCTCAGGAGTGCAAGCAAAAAATCACTTTGGTTCTATGTATGAGCCAATAATTATGCTAACGAAGCATGAAAAAAACTACACGTTTAATTCCGACAATATCATGGTAGAGGCAAAAACTGGTGCAAAGCGTCAATTGATTGATTATCGAAAAGAACCTCCTCAGCCTTACAATACCAAGAAAGTACCAGGTAATGTTTGGGATTTTGCACGAGTACGTTTCAAAATGGAAGAATATGAAAATCACCCAACTCAAAAACCAGAAGCACTTTTAGAACGTGTTATTCTGGCATCTTCAAATATTGGAGATATGGTATTAGATCCATTCTCTGGTAGTTTCTCTACATGTGCTGTTGCTAAACGTTTAAAAAGAAAATCTATCGGGATCGAGATAAATGAGGAATATGTAAAAATGGGAATTCGCCGCTTAAATCTGCCGTCCAATTACGCTCCTGAAGAGTTAGCAAAAGAGAAAATAAGAAAAACAAAAAATCTTTCCAAGAAAGCGAGAGCTTTGATTGAGGAACAGTCACCGAACAAGGCAAAAGTAAAAAGTTAA
- the ybaK gene encoding Cys-tRNA(Pro) deacylase, translating to MKTNAARLLDKLGIPYQILSYEVNPDDLAAESTAHKVGLPPEQVFKTLVVRGDTTGMCFAVIPGNDRLDLKALARISGNRKVETVALKEVQPLTGYIRGGVTALASKKDYPVYLDETATLFEQITVSAGMRGMLLLLSPSDYLRVVNGTLGAIVQN from the coding sequence ATGAAAACTAATGCTGCTCGACTACTGGATAAACTAGGTATTCCCTACCAAATCCTGAGCTATGAGGTTAACCCTGATGATTTAGCTGCTGAGAGTACAGCGCACAAAGTTGGTCTTCCGCCAGAGCAAGTTTTTAAGACTTTAGTAGTCAGAGGTGACACAACAGGTATGTGCTTTGCTGTTATACCTGGAAATGATCGGTTAGATTTAAAAGCCTTGGCGCGGATTTCAGGAAACCGCAAAGTTGAGACAGTTGCTCTCAAGGAAGTGCAGCCACTAACAGGATACATCCGGGGGGGTGTGACAGCTTTAGCGAGTAAAAAAGACTATCCTGTTTACCTTGATGAAACGGCAACCCTATTTGAGCAGATCACTGTTTCTGCTGGAATGCGAGGTATGTTGCTTCTGCTATCCCCATCTGATTATTTACGTGTGGTCAATGGCACTTTGGGGGCAATTGTACAAAATTAA
- a CDS encoding creatininase family protein: protein MLLHLSTWQEVEAYLQQSKGIIFPIGSTEQHGPTGLIGTDAICAEAIASGVGDITGAIVGPTINVGMALHHTAFPGSISLRPSTLIQVVRDYVTCLAKAGFSKFYFINGHGGNIATLKAAFSETYAHLEDLQIPNAQEVQCQVANWFMCGSVYKLAKELYGDQEGSHATPSEVALTQYVYPEAIKQAYLSPEVARGHRIYSAADFRVRYPDGRMGSNPALATPEHGKQFYDLAVKELSSGYLEFVNAE, encoded by the coding sequence ATGTTACTGCATTTGAGTACTTGGCAAGAAGTCGAAGCTTATTTACAGCAGTCGAAGGGGATTATTTTCCCTATTGGTTCCACAGAACAACATGGACCAACAGGGTTAATTGGTACTGATGCTATTTGTGCAGAAGCGATCGCATCTGGTGTAGGTGATATAACTGGAGCGATCGTTGGCCCTACAATCAATGTGGGCATGGCACTGCATCACACTGCTTTTCCTGGCTCAATCAGTCTGCGTCCCAGCACTTTAATTCAAGTAGTGCGAGATTATGTAACTTGTTTAGCCAAAGCTGGTTTTAGCAAGTTCTACTTTATTAACGGACATGGTGGTAATATCGCCACCCTGAAAGCGGCTTTCTCAGAAACTTACGCGCACTTAGAAGATTTGCAGATTCCCAATGCTCAAGAGGTGCAATGTCAAGTGGCAAACTGGTTTATGTGCGGTTCAGTATATAAGCTAGCTAAAGAATTATATGGCGATCAAGAAGGCTCTCATGCAACGCCAAGTGAAGTAGCGCTCACCCAGTATGTTTATCCAGAGGCGATTAAGCAAGCATACCTTTCACCAGAAGTTGCAAGGGGACATCGGATTTATAGCGCTGCTGACTTTCGAGTGCGTTATCCAGATGGACGTATGGGTTCAAATCCGGCTTTAGCAACGCCTGAACATGGTAAGCAATTTTATGACTTGGCGGTGAAAGAACTTAGCAGTGGGTATTTAGAATTTGTGAACGCAGAATAA